Proteins encoded in a region of the Paenibacillus pedocola genome:
- a CDS encoding carbohydrate ABC transporter permease: MNDMVGSNKTIRIGTMVLVYALLAVTVLCMLVPYLWMLSSSLKLNKDVFSFPMQWIPANPRWENFVDIWTKIPLGRFIYNTAKLSVIVTILQLLTSSFAAYAFSKLHFKGKNVLFLGYIATIAIPWQAYMVPQFIMMRSLGLNNTHMAIILLQAFSAFGVFLMRQFYQGVPDELCEAARIDGLSEYGIWARIMLPLSKPALSTLTIFTFVSTWNDFLGPMIYLTKTDLKTIQIGLRMFISQYSAEYGLIMAASVVSIIPVVIVFLALQKYFVQGVAASGIKG; encoded by the coding sequence ATGAACGATATGGTAGGTTCCAATAAAACAATTAGAATTGGCACAATGGTGCTTGTATATGCTCTGCTGGCAGTGACAGTACTCTGTATGCTTGTTCCGTATCTCTGGATGCTGTCCTCATCACTCAAGCTGAATAAGGACGTCTTCTCCTTCCCGATGCAGTGGATACCGGCGAATCCGCGCTGGGAGAATTTCGTGGACATCTGGACCAAGATTCCGCTCGGACGCTTCATTTACAATACGGCCAAATTATCCGTAATCGTGACCATCCTGCAGCTGCTGACGTCGAGCTTTGCGGCCTATGCGTTCTCCAAGCTGCATTTTAAAGGGAAAAACGTGCTGTTCCTCGGCTATATTGCCACCATTGCGATCCCTTGGCAGGCTTATATGGTGCCGCAGTTTATCATGATGCGTTCTTTGGGACTGAACAACACGCATATGGCGATTATTCTGCTCCAGGCCTTCTCGGCATTCGGAGTGTTCCTGATGCGCCAGTTCTATCAGGGCGTGCCGGATGAATTGTGTGAGGCGGCACGGATCGACGGTCTAAGCGAATACGGGATCTGGGCGAGAATTATGCTGCCGCTGTCGAAGCCGGCCTTGTCCACTCTGACGATCTTTACCTTCGTCTCTACCTGGAATGACTTCCTGGGACCGATGATTTATTTGACCAAAACCGATTTAAAGACGATCCAGATCGGGCTGCGCATGTTTATTTCGCAATATTCAGCCGAATACGGGCTGATTATGGCCGCCAGTGTAGTTTCGATTATTCCGGTAGTCATTGTGTTCCTGGCGCTGCAGAAGTATTTTGTGCAGGGGGTTGCGGCTTCGGGGATTAAAGGCTAG
- a CDS encoding helix-turn-helix domain-containing protein, whose amino-acid sequence MKHAGYYQVFDGDILAGIGNSPISPTRDFHIHDHYEIFLFLGGKVNGFVDQYSYPLQRGDVLLFNNHEIHKIINLSPEPYERLTIHFKSPLVYPFCTADTNLLACFQNRQPGEHNLAHMDEPKLTEYMDLSLRLIGLLEHPKYGSEVLALTYLIQLLVLVNELYSHTRSAIPSMISSHIQSAMSYIDNHLQLNLSLEQIAAELGVDKYYLSHMFKQQTGGTIYRYVLLKKIALAKQLLSAGTSVSDTCYQTGFNDYANFIRTFKNITGVPPGKYGKQTEKKDGL is encoded by the coding sequence ATGAAACATGCTGGGTATTATCAGGTGTTCGATGGCGATATTCTGGCGGGAATCGGCAATTCGCCAATCTCCCCTACCCGGGATTTCCATATCCATGACCATTACGAAATCTTCCTGTTCCTGGGCGGCAAGGTGAACGGATTCGTGGATCAATACAGCTATCCCCTGCAGCGGGGCGATGTGCTCCTATTCAACAATCACGAGATTCATAAAATCATCAATTTGTCTCCGGAGCCCTATGAACGGTTAACGATTCATTTTAAGTCCCCGCTCGTGTATCCCTTCTGTACCGCAGACACGAATCTGCTGGCCTGCTTCCAGAACCGCCAGCCTGGAGAGCATAATCTCGCACATATGGATGAGCCGAAGCTTACAGAATATATGGACCTGTCCTTACGACTCATCGGCCTGCTGGAACACCCGAAATACGGCAGCGAGGTGCTGGCACTGACTTATCTGATCCAGCTCCTGGTACTCGTTAATGAGTTGTACAGCCATACCCGTTCCGCCATTCCGAGCATGATTTCATCACATATCCAATCCGCCATGAGCTATATTGACAACCATCTGCAGCTGAATCTGTCACTGGAGCAGATCGCCGCGGAACTGGGTGTCGATAAATATTATCTCAGCCATATGTTCAAGCAGCAGACAGGCGGAACGATCTACCGTTACGTCCTGCTCAAAAAGATCGCGTTAGCCAAGCAGCTCTTATCCGCCGGAACCTCCGTGTCTGATACTTGCTACCAGACCGGCTTCAATGATTATGCCAATTTCATCCGCACCTTCAAGAACATCACGGGCGTCCCGCCCGGTAAATACGGTAAGCAAACGGAGAAGAAAGACGGACTATAA
- a CDS encoding ABC transporter substrate-binding protein: MNHKKLYGMTFATVLSLSVLAGCSGNNNEANNAAATTAPSTGNNASASAEPGQDPVTLKWALWDWEATAYYKPLIEAYQKEHPNVTIEYVDLGSTDYMTMLSTQLSGGADLDILTIKDIPGYSNLVKQNHLEPLKGFMSANSIDPSLYGGTVEQIEVNDEVYALPFRSDFWIVYYNKDLFDKAGVEYPTNDMTFDQYDELARKMTSGSGAEKVYGAHYHTWRSAVQLFGILDGKNTVVDGNYDFLKPTYERILKEQEDGIVMDYATLKTSSTHYSGVFYNNSVAMMNMGSWFIATQIEKVKSGESQATNWGIVKYPHPEGVEAGTTLGTITSLAVNQKSEHKEAALDFMKFVTGETGATVIASTGTIPAIKNDEVISSITSIDGFPADDNSKAALTTVQTYLEMPMHEKSADIEVILNEAHDNIMTKNATIDEGLKDMNTRVQELLNN, translated from the coding sequence ATGAATCACAAAAAATTATACGGTATGACCTTCGCTACTGTGCTCTCGCTGAGCGTACTGGCCGGGTGCTCCGGCAACAACAATGAAGCTAATAATGCTGCTGCCACAACGGCTCCTTCTACTGGAAATAATGCAAGCGCTTCCGCCGAGCCGGGCCAGGATCCTGTTACTTTGAAATGGGCGCTTTGGGACTGGGAAGCCACCGCTTACTACAAGCCTTTGATCGAAGCCTATCAAAAAGAGCATCCGAACGTCACGATCGAATACGTCGATCTTGGTTCTACCGACTATATGACCATGCTCAGCACACAGCTGTCCGGCGGTGCGGATCTCGACATTCTTACCATTAAGGATATCCCCGGATACTCCAATCTGGTGAAGCAGAATCACCTGGAGCCGCTTAAGGGATTCATGAGCGCAAACAGCATTGACCCTTCACTGTACGGCGGTACGGTTGAACAGATTGAAGTGAACGATGAAGTGTATGCGCTTCCGTTCCGCAGTGATTTCTGGATTGTCTACTATAACAAGGATTTATTCGACAAAGCCGGAGTAGAGTATCCGACCAATGATATGACATTCGACCAATATGATGAGCTTGCGAGAAAAATGACCTCCGGCAGCGGAGCGGAAAAGGTGTATGGAGCCCATTATCATACGTGGCGCAGTGCGGTTCAGCTGTTCGGCATTCTGGACGGCAAGAACACTGTGGTTGATGGAAACTATGACTTCCTGAAGCCGACCTATGAGCGGATTCTGAAGGAGCAGGAGGACGGCATCGTGATGGATTACGCTACCCTGAAAACCTCCAGCACGCATTATTCCGGCGTATTCTACAACAATTCCGTTGCCATGATGAACATGGGCAGCTGGTTTATCGCCACTCAGATTGAGAAGGTCAAAAGCGGCGAATCCCAGGCCACCAACTGGGGCATCGTGAAATATCCGCATCCGGAAGGCGTGGAAGCCGGAACAACACTGGGTACAATTACTTCCCTGGCCGTGAACCAGAAGTCCGAACACAAGGAAGCTGCACTTGATTTCATGAAATTCGTGACTGGCGAAACAGGGGCAACCGTGATCGCTTCCACCGGTACAATCCCGGCGATCAAGAATGATGAGGTTATCAGTTCCATTACGTCCATTGACGGTTTCCCTGCAGATGATAACAGCAAGGCAGCCCTGACCACTGTGCAGACTTACCTGGAAATGCCGATGCATGAAAAGAGTGCCGATATTGAAGTGATCCTGAACGAAGCACACGACAACATTATGACGAAAAACGCGACGATTGACGAAGGGCTTAAGGATATGAATACCCGTGTGCAGGAGCTCTTGAACAATTAA
- a CDS encoding carbohydrate ABC transporter permease produces the protein MQNETVLRPKKAPKSLLSKGVRDHLVAYSFIAPNFIGFAIFTLVPMFFAFVLAFVKWDGSNPMEFIGFDNFARLIKDTTFHKALWNTIVYTIGVVPFTMAVALALAILLNQRIIARNFMRTVFFFPYVASLVAVAAVWNFIFSPTMGPVNNILHLISGVPIEDLPRWAADKHWAMFTVILFTVWKNMGYYMVIYLAGLQGINSELYEAAELDGAGAWRRFRNVTVPQLAPTTFFVLMILVINSFKVYDIFINLFAGADNQLNDSTRVMVYQIYNTAFRSLDYGYASAMAIVLFLLVLGITIVQFRGEKKYGQ, from the coding sequence ATGCAGAATGAAACCGTATTGCGACCCAAAAAAGCCCCTAAAAGCTTACTGTCCAAAGGCGTCCGGGATCACCTGGTAGCTTACAGCTTTATTGCGCCGAACTTTATCGGCTTTGCGATCTTTACCCTGGTACCCATGTTCTTTGCCTTTGTGCTGGCGTTTGTGAAATGGGACGGGTCCAATCCGATGGAGTTCATCGGGTTCGATAATTTTGCCCGCCTGATCAAGGATACGACCTTTCATAAAGCGCTCTGGAATACCATTGTCTACACAATCGGCGTTGTTCCCTTCACCATGGCAGTGGCGCTGGCGCTGGCGATCCTGCTCAATCAGAGGATTATTGCCCGTAATTTCATGCGGACGGTGTTCTTCTTCCCCTATGTCGCTTCGCTGGTAGCGGTAGCGGCGGTTTGGAACTTTATCTTCAGTCCTACCATGGGGCCCGTCAACAATATTCTGCACCTGATTTCCGGCGTTCCAATTGAGGATCTTCCCCGCTGGGCGGCAGACAAGCACTGGGCGATGTTTACCGTTATCCTGTTTACCGTGTGGAAGAACATGGGGTATTACATGGTGATCTATCTGGCAGGGCTTCAAGGCATCAACTCTGAGCTGTATGAAGCGGCTGAGCTGGATGGAGCAGGTGCCTGGCGAAGATTCCGCAATGTGACGGTTCCGCAGCTGGCACCGACGACGTTTTTTGTCCTGATGATTCTGGTGATCAATTCGTTCAAGGTCTACGATATCTTTATCAACCTGTTTGCCGGTGCCGATAACCAGCTGAACGACTCTACAAGAGTAATGGTTTATCAAATTTATAATACGGCGTTCCGTTCGCTCGATTACGGGTATGCCAGCGCCATGGCCATTGTATTGTTTCTGCTGGTACTCGGGATTACCATCGTCCAGTTCCGCGGCGAGAAGAAGTACGGACAATAG
- a CDS encoding cache domain-containing sensor histidine kinase: MIIFALLIAALLSFFSYELISYYQRKTTIQATEFNLQLVSHIIEQDLLNLSALAMTSSTNSATNTLLTDYFGSPQAKARDALNVFNSMQEDFRINRSNSYVRRLIVTDHKGKFLQVDNSVSTSVPLTIHNIGQITGLNNNEAVKEYDQVIKDPLSTSVGIPYILPVYGERAARIGTVYLLVNTSVITDKLKGYSLPEDSRLLLTLGDNHYQLIGDKVQDIGAPYEPVPYTDDEPVGPQTKLSTLRLDDGEQTIAVSYPVRSGVVLSQTLSGSQFAPKASIWIPIMLGVSFMVLVLSGIITVYLTRTISLPVEKLKKRIDKIAQGNFLLDRNIEWNSELGDVGRGINRLSQDITALMDSRLADEKQKQELEYRMLQNQINPHFLYNTLNSIKWMATIQNATGIAEMTTALSRLLRSIAKDNRRLLPLKDELKLLEDYFLIQKYRYGGTVSMDLTISDEDLLSGLIPRFTLQPLVENAIFHGIEPKGRGDIMITVQKSGFADILVTIEDNGVGMPEEQIAKILSEREEGSKGLFENVGLRSVNERLHLAFGEPYGLSIESEPGQYTQMKILLPFLLKE, encoded by the coding sequence ATGATTATTTTTGCGCTGCTGATTGCCGCGCTCCTGTCATTCTTCAGCTATGAGCTAATTTCCTACTATCAGCGGAAAACGACCATTCAGGCGACGGAGTTTAATCTCCAGCTCGTCTCCCATATTATAGAACAGGATTTGCTGAATCTGTCCGCACTCGCTATGACCAGCAGCACCAATTCGGCGACGAATACCCTGCTTACCGACTATTTCGGCTCACCGCAGGCCAAAGCCAGGGATGCACTTAATGTCTTCAACTCGATGCAGGAGGATTTCCGGATCAACCGCTCCAACAGCTATGTCCGCCGCCTGATAGTTACAGACCATAAGGGAAAGTTCCTGCAGGTGGACAATTCCGTCAGCACGTCCGTTCCGCTCACTATCCATAATATCGGACAGATTACCGGACTGAACAATAATGAGGCTGTAAAAGAATACGACCAGGTCATTAAGGACCCGCTCTCCACCTCGGTTGGAATTCCATATATTTTACCGGTTTACGGAGAGCGGGCAGCCCGGATCGGAACGGTCTATCTGCTCGTCAATACGTCCGTAATTACCGACAAGCTGAAAGGGTACTCCCTCCCTGAGGATTCGCGGCTGCTGCTGACGCTGGGAGACAACCATTATCAGCTCATCGGCGACAAGGTGCAGGACATCGGAGCGCCTTATGAACCGGTTCCTTACACGGATGATGAGCCTGTCGGCCCGCAAACCAAGCTGTCCACCCTCCGGCTGGATGACGGGGAGCAGACCATCGCCGTTTCTTATCCGGTACGCAGCGGAGTGGTGCTGTCGCAGACCCTGTCCGGCAGCCAGTTCGCCCCCAAGGCAAGCATCTGGATTCCGATTATGCTGGGCGTGAGTTTCATGGTTCTTGTCCTCAGCGGCATTATTACCGTATATTTGACCCGGACAATCAGTCTCCCGGTGGAGAAATTAAAGAAGCGGATCGACAAAATCGCCCAGGGCAACTTCCTGCTCGACCGGAATATCGAATGGAACAGTGAACTCGGAGATGTGGGCAGAGGGATCAACCGCCTGTCCCAGGACATCACCGCATTAATGGACAGCCGGCTGGCTGACGAGAAGCAGAAGCAGGAGCTGGAATACCGGATGCTGCAAAACCAGATCAATCCCCATTTCCTCTACAATACGCTGAATTCAATCAAATGGATGGCGACGATTCAGAATGCGACCGGCATTGCTGAAATGACCACTGCCCTGTCCAGACTGCTCCGCAGTATTGCCAAGGATAACCGGCGGCTGCTGCCGCTGAAGGACGAATTGAAGCTGCTGGAGGATTATTTTCTGATCCAGAAATACCGTTATGGCGGTACTGTCTCTATGGATCTGACGATTTCTGACGAGGACCTGCTGTCAGGGCTAATTCCCCGCTTCACCCTCCAGCCGCTTGTAGAGAACGCCATTTTCCATGGGATCGAGCCCAAAGGCAGAGGAGATATCATGATTACGGTGCAAAAAAGCGGCTTCGCCGATATTCTGGTCACCATCGAAGATAACGGTGTCGGAATGCCGGAGGAGCAGATCGCGAAGATCCTGTCCGAGCGGGAGGAAGGCTCCAAGGGGCTGTTCGAGAATGTCGGGCTCCGCAGTGTCAATGAACGCCTGCACCTCGCATTTGGGGAACCTTACGGCCTTTCAATCGAGAGTGAACCGGGGCAGTATACACAGATGAAGATTCTGCTGCCGTTCCTGCTGAAGGAATAA
- a CDS encoding AraC family transcriptional regulator yields the protein MIKLLIADDEALVCIGLQSMLKWEQYNIEIVGIAHNGAQEEEMIDSLRPDIVISDIKMPVKSGLAVADSVRQKYGRLPLFIILTSYEEFEYARAAIGVQATDYLVKLELTPDTLAASIQRAITLLEAYQTLESYPKLVHRGNLQAQRDKFFIRLFNNLFENKNQYSLQKEDLDLDLSGPAYLVCTCRILGPDSVPPRGDKLVALCSSTVQMAKDTLTSIRTCYVTSLDLRNFAVALPVCGTDPRTWMPDTRKLLADMASVLHNYFNVTIIGAIGFAVEDPYLLRESYLAARKALPAAVKAQSFVFFAEGEPQEQDYPLFDFSESRSEIRRAFEEMDTQALYAIISKMIEIFDGRSDLLVPATDAACNILYMATSLLADGEEIVEHIFEHEPEGYRAIYQMHTIEEIAGWLITFRDGCSAILSTRRQSYKEQIVKNVQEYIKRNLGTKLSLNQVADVFNFSPNYLSHLFSKIAKVNYVEYITETKITAAKEMMLRGEGRIYEISQKLGYESAFYFSKVFKKVTGMSPREYMQQMEAGTQADGSLRERSRS from the coding sequence TTGATCAAATTGCTGATTGCCGATGACGAAGCGCTCGTCTGTATCGGCTTGCAGTCCATGCTGAAATGGGAGCAGTATAACATAGAGATCGTCGGAATCGCTCATAACGGGGCTCAGGAGGAAGAAATGATCGACAGCCTCCGCCCGGATATAGTCATCAGCGATATTAAAATGCCGGTTAAGAGCGGCCTTGCGGTTGCAGATTCGGTACGCCAAAAGTACGGCCGGCTTCCGCTGTTCATCATCCTGACCAGCTACGAAGAATTTGAATACGCACGCGCAGCCATCGGAGTCCAGGCCACCGATTATCTGGTGAAGCTGGAACTGACGCCGGACACACTGGCCGCATCTATTCAGCGGGCCATTACGCTGCTGGAGGCTTATCAGACGCTGGAGAGCTACCCGAAGCTTGTCCACCGCGGCAATCTGCAGGCCCAGCGTGATAAGTTCTTCATCCGGCTGTTCAATAACCTGTTCGAGAATAAAAACCAGTATTCTCTGCAAAAAGAGGATTTGGACCTTGACCTCAGCGGCCCTGCCTATCTGGTCTGTACCTGCCGTATTCTGGGCCCGGACAGTGTTCCTCCACGCGGGGATAAGCTGGTGGCCCTCTGTTCAAGCACCGTGCAGATGGCCAAGGATACCCTTACATCCATCAGGACCTGCTATGTTACAAGTCTGGACCTGCGCAACTTTGCCGTCGCTCTGCCCGTCTGCGGGACCGATCCGCGGACGTGGATGCCGGACACCCGGAAGCTTTTGGCCGATATGGCCTCCGTCCTCCACAACTACTTCAATGTAACGATTATCGGTGCGATTGGCTTTGCGGTCGAGGACCCGTATCTGCTGCGGGAGAGCTATCTCGCGGCCCGCAAAGCACTGCCGGCTGCGGTGAAAGCACAGTCGTTCGTATTCTTCGCAGAAGGGGAGCCACAGGAGCAGGACTATCCCCTGTTCGATTTCTCCGAATCACGCAGCGAGATCCGCCGTGCATTTGAAGAGATGGACACTCAGGCGCTCTATGCCATTATCTCGAAAATGATCGAGATCTTCGACGGCCGCTCCGACTTGCTCGTTCCCGCCACCGACGCCGCCTGCAATATTCTTTATATGGCTACCTCCCTGCTTGCGGACGGGGAAGAGATCGTTGAGCATATTTTTGAGCATGAACCGGAGGGCTACCGCGCTATCTACCAGATGCATACCATTGAAGAGATCGCGGGCTGGCTGATCACGTTCCGTGACGGCTGCTCCGCCATCCTCTCCACCAGAAGACAAAGCTACAAGGAGCAGATCGTCAAAAATGTCCAGGAGTACATCAAACGAAACCTCGGCACCAAGCTGTCGCTCAATCAGGTAGCCGATGTCTTCAATTTCAGCCCCAACTACTTGAGCCATCTTTTCTCCAAGATCGCAAAGGTAAATTATGTGGAATATATCACCGAGACCAAAATCACGGCAGCCAAAGAAATGATGCTGCGCGGCGAGGGCCGCATTTACGAAATCTCGCAAAAGCTGGGCTACGAGAGCGCCTTCTATTTCAGCAAGGTGTTCAAGAAGGTCACCGGCATGTCCCCCCGGGAATATATGCAGCAGATGGAGGCGGGTACGCAGGCTGACGGCAGTCTCCGGGAGAGAAGCCGCTCCTGA
- a CDS encoding DUF2264 domain-containing protein: protein MNDTEQRKYWLDTLLQIGHPVLVALSRRELKKQLPTAFHNDRSSFAQLEAFARLACGMAPWLELGGLEGEEEQLRARYAGLMLEAIDAATDPLSPDYMDFRTEGQPLVDAAFLAHALVRAPKQLAGRLSERVRGNVIDALKQTRRTAPSGSNWLLFSAMVEAALYILGDSDYDRMRVGYAIHMFMDWYKGDGVYGDGKEFHWDYYNSFVIQPMLVDVVSLFEKESGQYAEWKPLIVKRAQRYATVLERMIAPDGTYPFTGRSIVYRFGAFQLLSQAALQHFLEEALPPQQVRCALTAVIARIMEFPGNFDEDGWLRPGVYGYQPELAESYINTGSLYLCASVFLPLGLLPSDPFWAGENMRWTSQRVAAGENVMRDSALGK, encoded by the coding sequence ATGAATGATACGGAACAGCGTAAATACTGGCTGGATACGTTGCTGCAGATTGGACATCCGGTCCTGGTGGCACTTAGCCGGAGGGAACTGAAAAAACAGCTTCCTACAGCGTTTCACAATGACCGGAGCAGCTTTGCCCAGCTCGAAGCCTTCGCCAGACTGGCCTGCGGAATGGCCCCATGGCTGGAGCTGGGAGGGCTGGAGGGGGAAGAGGAGCAGCTTAGAGCCCGCTATGCCGGGCTGATGCTGGAGGCTATCGATGCGGCTACCGATCCGCTTTCACCGGATTACATGGATTTCCGGACCGAAGGCCAGCCGCTGGTCGATGCGGCCTTCCTGGCCCACGCACTGGTGCGCGCACCGAAGCAGCTCGCCGGGCGGCTGAGTGAGCGGGTTAGAGGCAATGTAATCGACGCACTAAAGCAGACGCGCCGCACCGCGCCGAGCGGCAGCAACTGGCTGCTGTTCAGCGCCATGGTCGAAGCCGCCCTGTACATTCTCGGTGATTCCGACTATGACCGGATGCGCGTCGGGTATGCCATCCATATGTTTATGGACTGGTATAAGGGGGATGGCGTATACGGGGACGGCAAGGAGTTTCACTGGGACTATTACAACAGCTTTGTCATTCAGCCGATGCTGGTCGATGTGGTGAGCCTCTTCGAAAAGGAATCGGGGCAATATGCTGAATGGAAGCCGCTAATCGTGAAGCGGGCGCAGAGATACGCAACCGTACTGGAGCGGATGATCGCGCCGGATGGAACGTATCCGTTCACTGGCCGCTCCATTGTCTACCGTTTTGGAGCGTTTCAGCTGCTGTCGCAGGCGGCACTTCAGCATTTTCTTGAGGAAGCGCTTCCGCCGCAGCAGGTGCGCTGCGCCCTGACAGCAGTGATCGCCCGGATTATGGAGTTTCCCGGCAATTTCGATGAGGACGGATGGCTGCGCCCGGGGGTATACGGCTACCAGCCGGAGCTTGCCGAGAGTTATATCAATACGGGCAGCCTCTATCTATGCGCTTCCGTATTTCTGCCGCTTGGCCTGCTTCCTTCCGACCCCTTCTGGGCGGGGGAGAACATGAGATGGACCTCGCAAAGAGTTGCTGCGGGTGAGAATGTGATGCGGGATTCGGCCTTGGGCAAGTGA
- a CDS encoding heparinase II/III family protein, which yields MNKHRLFETVLELKPVSLNLYYPEGDMDAWWKQAAASPHLEQEIAEMRAEGQRLDGQAIPELTAELLSMFARTGSRLPYERVYFERRRRLNTYVFLALLEPENPQPMQRLEEILLAVCDEYTWCLPAHLPPEHQAADIGRYIDLFSSETGFTLSEISLLLGGRLTPVLRLRIRQEVERRLFRPFLTQGPYEWETARHNWSAVCAGSIGAAALLSLDDPMILTDILIKTESSMRYYLEGFGEDGACLEGLGYWNYGFGYFTYYSDLLRSRSGGKLDGFHNEKVRRIARFQQQCFIDGALVANFSDSLPQMSVHMGLSHYLAEVYPGEVETPPSVLRAPYTEDHCSRFAPALRNLLWTRPDSGKSAWEASSCYLPDAAWLISRHVPEAGSFGFAAKGGHNAEPHNHNDLGQFILTGRGEVYAADLGSGEYTADYFGAGRYQYDCNGSQGHSVPVIDGRYQSPGKQFSSVVLHASAGDTDELTLDLTRAYEAEGLLSLTRSFVWHKETLPRLELLDEYRYEGVPGSWTERFVTWRKPELLRSGALLLPGEGGGVEVSYDPGAVEPEIAAHRYRDHFGREQIWHSLDFHAVRPGSEGRFAFTFQFL from the coding sequence ATGAATAAGCATAGGCTTTTCGAAACGGTGCTGGAGCTGAAGCCGGTATCCTTAAACCTGTATTATCCGGAAGGAGATATGGATGCTTGGTGGAAACAGGCAGCAGCGTCCCCACACTTAGAACAGGAGATTGCAGAAATGCGTGCGGAGGGGCAGAGACTGGACGGGCAGGCTATTCCAGAGCTGACGGCAGAGCTGTTGTCCATGTTCGCACGGACAGGTTCTAGACTTCCGTATGAGCGGGTCTACTTCGAGCGGAGAAGACGGCTCAACACCTATGTGTTTCTTGCCTTGCTGGAGCCGGAGAATCCGCAGCCTATGCAGCGGCTGGAGGAAATTCTCCTGGCAGTATGCGATGAATATACCTGGTGCCTGCCGGCGCATCTCCCCCCGGAGCATCAGGCTGCTGATATCGGCCGCTATATTGATCTGTTTTCATCCGAGACCGGCTTTACGCTGAGCGAGATATCGCTGCTGCTGGGGGGACGACTCACGCCGGTGCTCCGCTTACGGATACGGCAAGAAGTGGAGCGCAGACTGTTCCGGCCTTTTCTGACTCAGGGGCCTTATGAATGGGAGACTGCCCGGCATAACTGGTCGGCTGTCTGTGCAGGCTCGATCGGTGCAGCTGCCTTGCTGTCCCTGGACGATCCCATGATCCTGACTGATATTCTTATAAAGACAGAGAGCAGTATGCGTTATTATCTGGAAGGCTTCGGGGAGGACGGGGCGTGCCTTGAGGGGCTTGGCTACTGGAATTACGGCTTTGGCTATTTCACCTATTATAGTGATCTGCTCCGCTCCCGCAGCGGGGGGAAGCTGGATGGGTTCCACAATGAGAAGGTGCGCAGGATCGCCCGGTTCCAGCAGCAATGCTTCATCGATGGCGCCCTTGTCGCCAATTTCTCGGATTCTCTGCCGCAGATGTCTGTGCATATGGGCTTGTCCCATTATCTGGCGGAGGTCTATCCCGGGGAGGTCGAGACCCCACCGTCAGTACTCCGTGCGCCGTACACCGAAGATCACTGCAGCCGGTTTGCTCCGGCGCTCCGCAATCTGCTCTGGACTAGGCCGGACAGCGGGAAGAGCGCCTGGGAAGCCTCGAGCTGCTATCTTCCCGATGCCGCATGGCTGATTTCGCGGCATGTGCCGGAAGCAGGCTCGTTCGGATTCGCTGCCAAGGGCGGCCACAATGCTGAGCCGCATAACCATAATGACCTCGGACAGTTCATCTTGACCGGGCGGGGCGAGGTCTATGCAGCCGATCTTGGCAGCGGGGAATATACGGCGGATTATTTCGGCGCCGGGCGGTATCAGTATGACTGCAACGGATCGCAGGGCCATTCGGTCCCGGTCATTGACGGCCGGTATCAATCTCCGGGGAAGCAGTTCAGCTCCGTGGTGCTCCATGCATCCGCGGGGGATACGGATGAACTGACGCTGGACCTGACGCGGGCCTACGAGGCTGAAGGCCTGCTGTCACTCACCCGCTCCTTCGTCTGGCACAAAGAAACGCTGCCCCGCCTCGAGCTGCTGGATGAATACCGGTACGAAGGTGTTCCGGGAAGCTGGACCGAGCGGTTTGTCACATGGCGCAAGCCGGAGCTGCTACGATCCGGTGCTCTCCTGCTGCCGGGGGAAGGCGGCGGAGTCGAAGTGTCCTATGATCCCGGGGCAGTAGAGCCGGAGATCGCAGCGCATAGGTACCGCGATCATTTTGGCCGGGAGCAGATCTGGCACAGCTTGGACTTTCATGCGGTCCGGCCGGGCAGCGAGGGCAGATTTGCCTTCACTTTTCAGTTTCTATAA